Within the Medicago truncatula cultivar Jemalong A17 chromosome 4, MtrunA17r5.0-ANR, whole genome shotgun sequence genome, the region CAatttaatcacttttaagatGAATTTCTAGCAATAAGGCTATTTGAAAAAACACAACTTTCAATATTTTCACCAGGATATCAAGAATTTACCAAACGAAAATAACATTCTTGGTAAATAAATTCACAAGAAAGTTAATATTGGTCTAAACTTGACTTGTACAATTGTACAGACTAATTTCTCAAGTTGAGAAGGTCCTCACTGAATGAGAAAACTCTCTctcaaaagatttttttaagaacCTAGGACCtttaagttaaataaattattggtctctataaatataaatgttttgattattaattctctaaaaaaaaatcttcaaaatatGGTCGCAAAAATATTTTTCGCCATCAAAGTTGACCTcctaatattttttacatagaCCTTAAAAACAAAACGTTGTAATTTTATAGGATcaaaacttattttctttttaaaaaaaaaaggaccaaaacttttttttttgttttgaaggaggACCAAAACTTGTTTAAAaccttttaattattaaaagggaaatgctaactggtgcccccggggcactggttaagaatatgaataaggaaattatatagtagttaatgcattgaaattgtgtacttaatttataataaagtcaaaaacagtttccttttatggtaataattaccttttatggtatgcttaactagtgccccgggggcaccggttagcaggacccttaTTAAAATACTAACTTATTACCAAAGAAACCCTTTTATATATAAACGATTTTGTTGTTCCATTGAAACTCGATACTGAAAGCAAAGAGAAATCGAAGAATTCGAAACACAGAAATCGACATGGAAGAAGAATCAAAGACCATTCCTCACCAAATCGGCGGTGTCCACACCGATGTTCTTCGTTTTGGACTCCCCGGAGTCAAGAGCGACATCGTTGGTGCTCACCCTCTCGAATCATCTCTCCAATCtgtaattctttttctctctccttttcaatttcatcttttaatCTTTCCGCGTTATCTTTACCCGATCTAATCGTTGTTTTTTCAATTGATTTGCCTGATTTTTATGTTAGCAATTTCCAGGGTTttgaatttagtaaaaaaaaaaaattagggttttgaataaaaattgattgaagAAGACATAAAAAAGTGTTCTATGATCTAATTGAatagtatctttttttttttttttccaagtttggatttttaagtgttatgtgtgtttgttttcatTTGGGTGTTGTTTTTAGGTAAGGGGTGTGGAAGAAGCTATGAAGAGGCAATGCAAAGTGAACTTGTATGGAGCTGCTTTTCCACTCAAGGAGGAACTTGACAGGCAAATTCTTTCTAGGTACGGGTagttcaaatttaatttatctattttttaaggCTATATTCATAAAATGATTTGAAAGTCCAAACTATTTAGTTTAGTGATGATATGACACACAACTTGTTTGTATTAATAGTGAGTGTTTGAATTTGTATGTTAGGAATATCAATCACAGTTCATATATTGAGAAAATAGGACAAACAATGACATAAGAATGTAAGCTAAAAAGGTGTTGGTATGTGAACGTGAAAACAACTACCAATATGTGAATGTGGGTTAACTAACTTGGTTTGGAGCTGTTTTTCTACTGAATGAGGAGCTTGACAGGCCAAATAATTTCTCAGTACGAGTATTTGAAAGTTTAATAATCTACTTTTTCAAGCTAGATTCATAAAATGATTCGAAAGTCGAAATTATTAACTTCAGTGAGAACATGACATGAAGTGACGAGATGCCTTGTTTTTAACTAGTAGAGAGTGTTAAAATTTGTATGGTAGAAATTAGGGGTGGACAACCAGTCTGCTTCGGTTGAAAAATACGAATCCGTTCATAACCACAGTTGAGATATCTACATCCATCACGGTCCATTTTGGTCGGGTGGCGGATTGGTCGGGCTTTCAGGTGCACAACTGTTTTTCCAGAGTTTTAAATACAACCCATATCCCAGATTTCACAGTAAGAAGAAGTATAAAGTATGGAGAAACAAGATTAGCATAGTTTGAACAAGGAACAACAAGCATATTTTAACAATATTAAAAACGATCAACTCAGAcctagggtgtgtttggtttgcaaaacagtaaaTACTGGACATATCAGTACAAGACAGaacaacacaaggcagaacagaacaagacaaatttttttggcattgaataattttttgttttatatgatttttggggGACGAAATGCCATTTTggatttttagacaacttttatgtgggacaaaaagttgtgctgtggtttagtgaagtacaaaaatatgagtttttgtcatgTCCCTTGCatccagtttgtcctgtacctgaaacagttttacaaatcaaacactggacaactgaaggtgttctgtcctgtccttcattttttagcaaatcaaacgcacacTAAGTTTTGACTTGATAGAAACTATGTTTTATGCTAAAAAAAACCGATACAAAATGAGATTGAGTGAGTGAAGCAGATTATGAAGATATGTGTTGGAAGCGCCATGCTTAGGTGGTATGTTGCAATGAGCAAATTTGCTGCTAGTTGTTAAGAGCCAAATCGAAGATCTTTAGAAGGAAAGCAGTAGAGATGATTGAGTGAGAGGCAGTGGCAAGTTTTCTGGAAGTTTTAAAATGGGATGCTAGCACCTCTACTCTTGAGCTTGAGtcgaataaaaaagaaagacaaatgGTAAAGTTTTGCTGttgaaaagagaaatgttaaattTATTGTGACTGTTAAGTCCCAATGCATGCAGTAATAAATtgacaaataaattaatgtgCGATGGAAATATACAATTAATTTTGacttgaaatgatgaatttatttCTCCTGTCAATTTGTGAGTCTCAAAGCAAATTTTATGGGTAACGAGGCATCATTGTGATCAAGTGGAAAGAATAGGATCTGACATGTGAATAGTACCACAATAGCAGCGTATTGATCAGATACGGTTTTCCAAAAGGCTAATTATTTCTGCCCGCAACCGCCCGTCAAAATCCGTATGAAGCTAAGTTGACCAATATATTGACCCGACAACCTGCCAGAGACCACTCTTATGTTAATTTCAGTTACCGGGTTTGGTCGTATGCGGTTTGCTTGTCCACCCCTAGTAGAACCGGATGTGGTTTGCTTGTCCACCCCTAGTAGAAATTTCATTCACTGTCCGTATTTTGGGTAATGGTGACATAGGACAACGGCATAAGAATGCAAGCTAAATTGTTTTGGTATGTTAATGTGAAAACAACTATTGATATGTGAAAGTGAGTTAACTAACAGCGCAATGTTAGCTGGGTACCTCATGTGATTTGATGATGTGCAGAAGTTTGTTGTAGAAAtcatttgtttaaatatttttattgctAAGGTTGAGAGTGGTTTGAATTTGATGTAATACCATATTACCATTGTTCCTTGTAGGTTCCAGAGGCCTCCAGGGGTAATTCCTTCTTCAATGCTGGGTTTGGAGACTGTTACAGGAACTCTTGATCACTTTGGCTTTGAAGATTATCTAAATGGTAATATGATTTTCctttcattattttgttttttggcaGTGTtcattacttattttaatttttgtcgcAATCGATTAGCTGAACTATGCTTAGAGCTATGTGTAGTTGAGTTTCTCTGCTTAACTAGTGCTTCTTGCatgatatattaaaaattatactaaattaATATGAAATCTTGAAACCCTGTTAAATATTAAGTTATTATACTTCTTTCTccgaatgaaaatgaaatattataaggggggcactagttaaggaaacaaaaaaggTAAGAATTGCATTGAAAACAACATTTTCTACACTTTTGAGTATTTGATTGATCACACAAGTTCCAAAAAATTCGTACGATACTtgtttccttaactagtgccccgggTGCACTAGTTAGCATTTTCCGTATATTATAATTATGCTTCATTAACATCTGACATGAACTCTTACTCTATTATTAGTGGTCCCTGCTTGATATAATTGGGGTTTCATACGTTATGAATTGTtttcctgtttggtttttattATGCATAACTAAGCTTTGGAAAGAGCTTGTGCTCTAAACCTTAAAATATtcaaccttatatatatatatatatatatagattataTTAGTAGGAGTAAGATGTTTTTGGCTATATGTAACTACGTTCCTTTTTGTTTTGAGATGATTGTAGTTGTGTAGATCAATGTTCAGTGAGCTTTATTGTGATTATGATGCGGTACCTGCAATTATGTTCCATCTGTATCATTATAAAGATTGCAACTTTGCAAGGACTTACATGACACTTTAAATTGATAACAGTGGTTTCAAGAGTCTAACAGAGagtaatttatatgaaaattttcaTAGCTGATTCAGACGTATTGTGAATTTGCACTGTTACAATTTTACGAAGCATTATTATAGTTTCGACATGATACTGTAATATAGATGCATAGTTTGTATCCActagttttaatattttaagcAGGCAATATTATTTTCAACCCATCAACAAAGTTATATAAATAGCCTGCCCAAATCATAATTTTCGAGTTGTagctattggattttggttctgTCGTGAAATGATATAGTTAAGGATTGCGATGCTTTCTGTTGCTTATTATTTTTGGCTCATTGGCATGTGgcactttgttgttgttggtacTTCTCTCTGCACCTTTCTCAACGTTGTTAATGTTGTATTGCAGACTCTCGTGAATCAGAGACTTTTCGGCCATTGGACATGCACCACGGAATGGAAGTTCGCCTTGGTCTTTCTAAGGGACCAGTGTACCCAAGTATTATATAATCACATTTTGATGTTATTCTAGTACTAAGAGACGAGTGTTTTATTGAAGCTTCTTGTTCATTAGAATTAAAGGGTCCAAGGACCTTGCATATTTAATTGCACACTTGTGTTTGCCTATGTTTCGGATGCTATAAATCTTGCATATTTTAGgcatttgaattgaatttataCGTCTAGCATGTCTTTCAAGCGTATTTGATTGTGAGGTCAAATCCTTAATCCATTCgttgggaaaaaaaaattccacagCAAGCACTAATCATTTTTTAACGTATAAGTAGATGCGGTGatcattcaaatttaaatatgtatttgattgattttgagaTTGAAGATTCCATTTGGAAGGTTCATATAATCAATTGTTAGCACTTGTCTCAAAGCATCAGCAGTGAGTAGGTTGTGCATCTCAGGAGGTCTCTCAAAAATCTTCATCTTGGTTTCATTGATGCTCCAAGAGTCTGCACTGATATATGAGCTTTGCAAGGAAATTTCCAATCCCTAGAGTAGAGattctttatattttgaatGGTTATTGTATGAAGGTGCTAAAGATATGTACCGGtattcaaaaattgaataaCCATTCAGGAATTGGAGTAACTAATTAGACTTCTATGTCCCGTATGCCAGGGTAGCTCTAAGCCTTTAAAAGCTAGAAACTCACCATTGAGGCAGTTTGATAAACCAATGTTGCCTCGCCTGCAACCGCAATCCATTGGCCTTCTGAGGTTCTGATTAAGCCACCAAAACTAGGTCAACCGTTCTTTCCAAAACTATTGTCATTTGTGCTAAGGAGCCAAGGACATTGTACAAAGGAGTTTGTTGGTTTGCAAAGATTCCTCACTTTCCAAATCCATCAACCTGCTAGTAAAGTAGAATTGCGCATATTCATAGCTCCATCTTTAACCATGTATGGATATCCATTTCTGCAAAGTCGTGAAATCAAAGTATGAACCCCATGGAGTGAGATATATCACATTCTTGTAGGCAACACAGCAAGGATACGACATATGTGGGTGTTAAGTTTATTTGGATTCATCTATCAACCCCTGATATATCTTCAGTCTCTTGTTCTAGAACATGCAAATATGAGAAACTTACAAGTCAAATAAAGGTAGAAAAAGATGTAAATTGAAAGGTGATATTGTCTTTGTTAAAAGAAGATATTAAAGAAAGCTTATAATGAATCCTTACACGTTATTGGTAAAATCTATATTTGAAATTTGCCTTACAAATcgaaagcatattaaaataattcgatttttttttggtacataaaTAATTCGAAAAGATGATGGAGTATGATGAACTTTGATATAGATTAAGAATGTAATTGTGTTTGTAGTCTTCAAGTAAAAGGCAAGCTCTATCAATACATACTCTTTGatggtaaattttattttaacacgAAAGGTCCCCATGGAAAAAGATGGCCATAAGCAACAATACAAATTAaagtataaagaaaaaaaaaatcaacatagcAATGAAATTGCTTTTCTTACGCCCACTCTACTTGTTagataataattatatattttcctTAATTGTGTTACGTGTGATTTATGAGCACTTCTATGCTTTAACGTCTCTATCTGTTAGTTACTCGGCAAAACTTACATGGATTCTTTGACAAGTTATGTCTAAAACTTTGCCCTTTCTTCTAGGttttttggatttggttgtgttGTTTGTTAAAACTAATCccactaatattttatttgtctttCATAAATGAAAACTTCCATTTTTATTGGATACCGAGACAATCTTAATTtttaactcatatatatatatatatatatatatatatatatatatatatatatatatatatatatatatatatatgacatgacattaaataattgaatgatgATTACATATTTAACCAAGCTTCATGAGTATCTATGTTCATCTtatattaaacatttttataagagcgtttagatgagatgacacgagttttttttaacttaacaaAGGTCTTGAGTTCAAATTCAGTCTTGGGCATGCAAcaacgttaaaactcttagaGAGAGTTTACTGTCCACTTGGCTCCCACAAGGCTCTGAGGGTTAGTCTCTGCATTAGAGGATACCTAGTttacaccaacaaaaaaacctTTTCATTTTAGTGAACACAATGATACACTTGAAATTTGGTTGAGTATATTTTAATTATCCAATTATTCAATGacatgtcatatttttatattaatttatttgttaaaatatgttattggtccctgcaaatatgaccAATTTGgattttggtccttgtaattttttttttgatacgTCCTTACAAAAAATTATGTCTTTTAAAATGTTTCTGGACCCACTTTAGAGATGATTTGACAAATTGGCGCCTACATGACAGTTGTTGACTGTGCAATTTTGTATAACATttctcatttttaaaaacattttaaaattctaaaaattggaaatacaattaaaaaaattaagtaaatttaaaaaaattgtttttcgaAAATTCTCAACATCACATTGATGTAAAATCACATCACAATGACAATGATATAAAAGACAAACTTTGACATGTATAAAAGaagacagttttttttttttttttttacaaaagacaaACATTCACACCTGCAATATTACCagttttgtaaatattgtttcaCTCTTTTTGGTTGAGTAAAACATGTAGTCATCCTAGTCCTAGTTTAATTGTTAAAACCCGATGACAACGTGCAACTTAACACTATTATTGAAATTGTCACTTAGACCTTAcagatttttttgtttagggGTTAGaccttgcatttttttttttgggaaaaccttacatattttataaagTAGTTTATATGTTATAACATgaatgtatcttttttttttttgtcaaaaaaaaaagaatgtttttttttatgagaggTGGTATATTCTGAATGTTTtactatttcaaaaaaatcgtGAAAATAAAAGCTTACCATATTTTCAAAAAGTCGTGAAAATAAAAGCATACCATATttgctttgtaaaaaaaaaatcccaatgaaATTCTTTTTTGGGTAGAatgataaaaaaggaaaataataaaacaaaaccaCTATGAACGAATTAGTAGTACGATGGTGGAAACGTATATCATGATAACTCAAAAATTATttactcttgtttttttttttttttttgaagttattCTCCATGCTAAAAAACGAGTTGCCAGGCCGTATGCAAATTTAtaataatgtgttttttttaagaatgtgtttatttttttgtgtgttttatttattttaaaaaaatcttatgttTTTGTCTGTTGTGACTTGTGAGAGACCAAATTTCACCAAtgatttaaaaattgtaattatGTAGATTACGTATATTTACAAATTTTACATCAATCAATCTTTTTATTGTACATCAAAATTACAACGTATgcacttttaaaatatataaaaataggaatcactcaattattttataccaaaaaaagaaaagaatcatTCAATTCTTAATTGGTTATTGTTGAAATCTtgattataaacaaattttaaaattgatggtATAACATTAAAGTaatattcattttcaaaaaaaaaatgaaagttccTCTCTTTATTTTAAGGCGTTTAATATTCTCTTTTTTAAGattgtaattttataatttaaattatctTAAACATAAAatgtctatttttttattactcaatttgatctttttataaaagacaaataattttattttttttaagcaaaagaaGGGATGCAGAGCGATCTCCTGCTGCAGAACcctaatcatatataataagaaAGAAGTACAAAAAGTGAGGGGGGAcaaaaccaaaaccctcaagaaaattaaaagctaacaggaaaaacaaaaacaagagatAAAAGACCCGCAAAAGAGCTAGTGAGGCGAACGGCTAGAGGTACCCACCTTGAAACCTTTGCATGCTTCAGACTGTTGCTTCTTGCTTTTCTTATTTCTTGGAACCACAAGTTGAAATGATTGGCCAGTGTCTCTTGCTATTGCTAAATCAACAGTTGATGTATTTCGTCTATATTATAAACTaaatacaacaaattttattttgttgaagcaTTTgccttttatatataaaaaaagtttaaaaggCGAGTTatcattctcaaaaaaaaaattattcacacATAAGAACTAAATATCAAACTTTTAACcacttatttatatatataaatgtttgtaGGTAAGATATTGTTGGAATTTGtgtcaatgaatatttttaaaatatcaaattttataattttttttatcataaataacTAAAGATGTTAATTatcaaaattgtgtttttttttttgacaagaattataaaaattgtgttaaatagttgattatgatatgtatttaatttattgaataataataatgtatctAATCTATAATATAATCTAAATATATAAAGAAGAATTGTTAAGTAGGATATATGAGTTGGAACCTCAACCTCCTTTATTATAATAGTGACGAGATGTGCTCGTAAACTTAATTCAATTAAAATGGACAATTCATAATATatttaaggtaaaaaaaaatagtgatgaaatgtaaaattgaTGATCTTGATATCCAAAATGCATGAATGCTTGGATTCTCGACTGGTGGAATCCGTATCCGTAACTCaattaaactcatttaaaaaagTAGTTGTCTTTTGACATAGAACTATGCATGCATTTATTGCAGTATTGTTTTTATTCAGAGAACAagcattattattttattaactaattaatattaaagatCTTTTTGGCCAATTTGAGGTATAATCACATTCCATTGCCACCGTTCACCAACTTTTATTCttcacaaacacacacacacacagttACTGAAAAAGacacacaaaacaaaaacacactGAGAAACAGAGAAGAGAAAATGGAGAGAAAGGTTATGATAGTGTGCTGTATTGTTGGCTTCTTGGGACTCTTGTCTGCTGCTACTAGCTTTGCTGCAGAAGCAACAAGGATTAAGGTTtctgtcttttttttctttcttttttccttacCTTGGTTTCCTCGAAAACCCATCAAGTAAAGCTTCAATCTTTTGCTATGTTTCTGTGGTTTATTCATCACTGAATGTTAGCTATAGTAATGGGTACtcttaaattttcaattttctcatatttttcttcttcagtcatttgctattcttttttttatttataattgagaAATTACATTGGTCTCGCACTTCTTCTTGAGGTTAATTTCACTGTTTATCTCGAAGATTTTGATTTACATAGTGTGTAGTACATTCTATGTGCTGTTCATTAAGCTTTCCCTTTTACTTGTTGATTGTTGTCTTTGATCTTGAGTGAATTGTTCAatgtccttttctttttctcaattttggAATAGATAGGGTTTGATATTAGAACATGATGTTGGAGACTATTTGGATttacttatttgagcttatttgCTAGTATAAGCATTTGTGAGCCTCTTTGGGAGAGCGTATAGAAACAAcaactgttttcagcttattttcataagttctctagGATAGCATATGAAAACAGATTATAGCTTGCATGAAAATGGTTTGACGGTATTTGATCTTTTAttgtagaaatagcttatacataaacacgTATATGATGACCGCTTATCTTATAAGTGATTaatttatccaaacaggacATTAGTTGTAAAGATTTTTACATCCATCTTTTGGAGGGagagaaaggaaaaggaaataataaGTGATGCCAATATGTCGCTCACGTTAATCTTATGCTGAtaaatactttttcttttgaaggaatGCTGATAAGTACTTAATAGTATATCATTCCAATTTCCATTATATTGTTCAAAATCTCTTGAAGGCTTGGTACCTTCTGTTCTTTGTTTAGTTTATTTTGCGTTTTAACATTTTACGTTCTTATGTGTCAACATTCACCGTGAATGAAAGCTGATATAATAACTATTGCTATTATTACTATGTAACTTCTTCAGGGTTATCAAATTCAGTTTATCAATCCAAATCAGTGCATATATCCTCGGAGTCCAGCTCTACCTCTTGGTTTAACTGCGGCACTGTCTCTTATGATATCTCAAATTGTCATAAATGTTTCAACTGGGTGCATTTGTTGCAGAAAAAGTTCACGGATCCCTGATTCCAATTGGACGGTGGCACTGGCCTGCTTTGTTTTATCCTGGTAATTTTCACTTTGTACCTTTTATTTGTTATAGTCCTCCTATTTGACTAAGCTGGTAGAGTCAATCAGATTATCTAGTGAAGTATAATAGCTTTTATTCTTTGATTATTATATGTACATTTGCTTTTGGTTGCAGCAACTAGAAGCATAACAATGTTCATGTTACAGTCTTggtcattttattaaaaatctatACTGATGAGGTTTACATGTAATCTCTAttcaaataggtt harbors:
- the LOC25492875 gene encoding cyclin-B1-2; the encoded protein is MEEESKTIPHQIGGVHTDVLRFGLPGVKSDIVGAHPLESSLQSVRGVEEAMKRQCKVNLYGAAFPLKEELDRQILSRFQRPPGVIPSSMLGLETVTGTLDHFGFEDYLNDSRESETFRPLDMHHGMEVRLGLSKGPVYPSII